From the genome of Candidatus Tanganyikabacteria bacterium:
TTCATACCTAAACATACGCAGCTTGTCCAAGCCGCGCAGCCGCCGGCTCCGCCGCCTGGGCCTTCGCGGCCCGGATGGCCTCGTCCACCCGGCTCATGCCGACTGGATCGGTGGTGTCGATAGGCCTCCAGCGGCGCGGATCGTCGTGGTCGGGAATGAGCACGCCGCCGTGGTACCCGTCGTGGCACTCCTTGCAGATGGCCAGCATGCGGTCGGGATCATGGGTGTGATGCTCGCTGTAGGGATCGACGTGATGGAAGTGAGCCGCCTGGCTGCCGCAGCCGACGCGCTCGCACAGGCCGCCCGATCGGGCCACGAGATAAATCTCGATGGCCGCCGGGATGTGGCGGCCGTCGTCAGCCTCGAGGGGGGGCCCTGCCTTGCGCCGTGCCCGTAGATTAGCCGCGTGCCTGAGCTTGGCGGCGAGCGCCCGGGCCCGCAACTCGGCAAACATGGCCGCCGGCGCGGCCGCCAGGCGATCTCGCTCGGCCGGCGGGACGTGCGCCAGCGGAATCGGGCCCGCTTGGCCGGG
Proteins encoded in this window:
- a CDS encoding HNH endonuclease; translation: GGTDGPGGTDGPGGTDGPGGGEGRATSAVIFRLHMSPYCARALRELHALVEAAEGPTAIGDLLGRLVVEALGRGSVPARRPAQEAAMADRASLQKAAASLPRETSAETAACSLAAVPAGLPPEGPAGKDRLMLPPRRMLQVLYRDVETGAAWLPGQAGPIPLAHVPPAERDRLAAAPAAMFAELRARALAAKLRHAANLRARRKAGPPLEADDGRHIPAAIEIYLVARSGGLCERVGCGSQAAHFHHVDPYSEHHTHDPDRMLAICKECHDGYHGGVLIPDHDDPRRWRPIDTTDPVGMSRVDEAIRAAKAQAAEPAAARLGQAAYV